The sequence GGTTCTATCCTACATCACTGATTCTACAGAAATATAACAGAAGCACAAATTATGTGTTACCAGAGCTGGGAGAAAGCAGAAGAATCAGCAGGCCTACAGGCCCTCATGTAAGAGGTCACACTTAGACTGgatcttgaaggatgaataggtgtTTGCCAGTTCTAAAGAGAactgggggaagagcagagaattcTTTGTAGCCTTTTTCAgagcaaataaaagaaataaaagaggaaagaaataaggaaaggagagggaaaagtcACTGACATTCAATAATACCTCAAAGATTCTGAAAGATCTAGGCTGATTTCTGACTAGGGATGAGTCTCCAGAAGCTTCTGCTCTGCTTCCCTGAATCTATAGGGAGACAGTGGACAGGTAAAAGAATGATGCCCTTTAGGAGAAATTTTCATCTTCTTCATCCTAATTTCTGATGCTCCTATCTGCCCAGGTTGCACATTTCTGGAAAGGGCTGAGGCCCACAATGGCCAATCAGACCATAGTGACTGAGTTCTTCCTCCAAGGCCTGACAGACACCAAAGAGCTTCAGGTGGCAGTTTTCCTGCTCCTGCTGCTTGCCTACCTTGTGACTGTCTCTGGAAACCTGGTTGTCATCAGCCTGACCTTGCTGGACACACGCCTGCAAACCCCTATGTACTTCTTCCTCCGGAATCTGTCCTGCCTAGAAATTTGGTTCCAAACCGTCATCGTGCCCAAGATGTTGCTCAACATTGCCACAGGGACCAAGACCATCAGTTTTGCTGGCTGCATTACTCAGGACTTTTTCCACATCTTCCTGGGGGCTACAGAGTTCCTCCTCCTCACAGCCATGGCCTATGACCGGTATATTGCCATCTGCCAGCCCCTCCACTACCCCATCCTCATGAGCAACAGAGTCTGCACACAGCTTATCCTCACCTGCTGGCTGGCAGGATTCTTCTTCATCATAGTGCCTGTCATCCTGACCAGTCAGCTTCCATTCTGTGACACCCACATCAACCACTTCTTCTGCGACTATACGCCTCTAATGGAGGTGGTGTGCAGTGGGCCACAGGTGTTAGAAATGGTGGATTTTACCCTGGCCGTGGTGGCACTGGTCAGCACTCTAGTGCTGATCACCATATCCTATGTCCAGATCATCCGGACAATTGTCAGGATCCCGTCGgtccaagagagaaagaaagctttcTCCACCTGTTCCTCCCATATCATTGTGGTCACCCTGTGCTATGGCAGCTGCTTCTTCATGTATGTGAAGCCCTCTCCTGGCAAGGGGGTTGATTTCAACAAAGGAGTGTCCCTAATCAATACAATTATTGACCCCCTCTTGAATCCCTTTATCTACACTCTCAGGAACCAACAAGTTAAACAAGTAGTGAAAGACCTGATCAGGAAAATGTCATGGCTCCAAAATAAATGACAGCCCTACAAGTCACCTTCCAGGGAAATAGGACTCTCCTCCCCAGAGTCCAAGAATTCtacaaaaaagtattttcaaggtTAAGCTTTCATGAATACTTTCTTCAAAATCCTCAAAGCTTTTCCAGCTTCCATCCATTCCCTGGTCCCAAAGCCACACCCgtattttaggtatttgttatgtCAGCACCCCACTTCCAGGtaccaaaatatgtattaattaccTATTGCCTCTTCATGACTTACACACAAAACCTAGTGGcgtaaaacaacaaacatttgtcaTCTCATAGCTTCAGTGGGCCAGAACCTGGGTGATTAGATCAGTAACTCCTGCTTAAGGTGACTCAAGAGATTGTAGTCAGGCTGTCAACCAGGGCTGTGGCCTCATCGAAAGTCATGATTGAGGGCGCATGTGCATCCAAGTTCACTCACTTGGTTGTCAGTAGAAATATCCCTGTGGGACCAAAACCAATGCTCCCTATAGACCAGGCAGGgaggtgaagaaaaaagaaagaaaagtaagactGGGTCAAGAGTCTGAACAGGGACCACTCAAAAACATAGTAGTTTCAGGGCTATGCagtcctgggtgactcagtcagttaagcatccaacttcggctcaggtcatgatctcacggttcatgggtttgagcctcacatcgggctctgttcttacagctcagagcctggagcctgtttcagattctgtgtctccctctgtctctctgcctcccctgcttgtcttctgtctctctctctctcaaaaataaataaacattaaaaaaattatctaagtAAAAACACAGTAGTGTCCCCCAATGACAAATCTAAATGTCCCTCTGTATGAAGAGGCAGCTCTGAAACTCCAGGAAGACAGGGTATTAACCAGACATCAAGGGAAAATTTGAGTTGCACACACAGTCACAGACTTCAGACTCCAGCTACACCATCATATGCACCACTGCTAGACTTCCAGAGCTTAGGCCTCACTCACCCTCCTGACCTTTCCCCACATCCCTTATGCCAAGTTCACCACATTCACCCCACTGTcagcctcctctttctctgctcccaagATAGCTTTATCCTAAAGGAACAGGAAGCCCCCAGACCTGGCCTGTTCTGGCTTCATGCCTCCCCCTTCAATCCTGGCCTTCACGGCTGCTCAGGAATCTCTTTCCTCGCCTCTGAAATCCCTGACAAAAGTCCTTGGGGGACAATATTTCTGTCTTCAATCATGatcccttccctttcccactctttctctccttgGTCAGCTCATTACATAATTTTCAGAAAAGCATGAAGCTGTGCAGCCTAAGCCCAGAAAAATTCACTCCCTTCACCTCAGTGTATCTCTGGCTCTGCATCTGCTTTCTCATCCTTGCCTCCTCTTTCAAAGGAGAGGGGTCTCTGGATCTCTGTTACCTCAAAAGATGCAACATGGTGCCAGGGGTATTAAAAACAACataagagcgcctgggtggctcagctggttaagcatccaactctttatttgggctcaggtaatgatctcatggttcatgagatcgagccccacattgggctctgtgctgacaacatggagctgtttgggattctctctctccctctctctctgcccctcccctgttcaccctctctctacctctctctcaaaacaaataaacattcttttcaaaaaagaacacaaattctCAAGCTAAGCAGGCCTTTATTTAGACCCTACTTCTCCTGGTTTCTAGTTTATGTGGCCTTGAGCCTGGGTTCCCTCTTCTAAAAAATAGTCtgcaatagaaaatatttgatgCTTCTagcccttttctttccctccccagcccctcaaaGCTGGTCCTTCACCAGCTTTTGCTCACTTGCCTCCACCATGCTGCTTCTTTTGAGGTAATAGGTATGCAGAAATACCCACTCCTCTGAGAGGGGTTGGTTCCCCAAACTAGCTCCAAATCATTCCCATTTGTATTCATAGTACCACCATCCTTTCACTTTTGAGGCTagacatctcttttttttaatatttatttattttagggagagcacaagacagggagggcagagagaggaagacagatgatccaaagtgggctctgcactgacaggcttacagcagagagcccgatgtggggctcagactcaaaaacagtgagatcacgacctgagccgaactcggatgctcagctgactgagtcacccaggtgccctgggctaGACATCTTGAAGCCATCACTAACCCTTCCCTGCAATCTGTCGCCTACGCCTGCTGTCTCCTCCCTCAAAATGGTACTCAGATACACTCTACTCCTGTATTTCAACACTGCACATAGGCCACATGTCAAATACGACCATCAGAGACTGCTAGAGATAGTCTCACAGTCTTTGCTTTCCTACAGCCACTTTCTTTGGTAAGACCCCCCCACATTGACTCTGGGTTTGGCCATGTGGCTTGCTTCAGACATTGTGACACTAGCAATCATTATGCAAGCAGAACTTCCAAAAGCCTTTGAAACCCTCTGACTCCCATGTGAGTAAGCCTGGGCTGTCCTACTAGATGATAAAAGACCCAAGACCTCTTTGCCACCATCACTTTTGCTGATACtaatcacatacacacagacacacacacacacacacacacacacacacacacacacagtgcacagGTGGCCAGGTGGCCAGCAGCCATCTGGGGATGCATGAATGAGCCCATCAAAGATCAACAGAAGAACCACCCAAATGAGCCCAGCCCAAGCAGccaacccacagaatcatgaactaaataaatgtggttgttttaagtcactaagagTTCAAATGGTTTATTACTCAACAAAAATTAACCAGTACACAAACCAAAAGTAAACATACATGGTAAACGTATGTTGTGTGCCGGTTAAGGATCCAAGATTAAGAAGTGAGTTGAAGTTGGCTTGGTCAGGTCAGGAAAGAGAACTTCATCTCTTCTCATCCATGGCTATAGGCCAGAGAAAGTTACCCAGAAATAGACCCTAAACAGAAGACATACTGAGgcaaaattatttacttttcttctggGACATTCCATGTCCTCATCACAGGTAATCTGGCCCCTAAAGTAAGACTTGGATGGGAATGTTGGCCCAGTAGACTTTGAAAATCTTATCCCAAGGAATCTGATTTGAACATTATCTGTGTGAAATGAGATTTTAAAGTTTCCCAgaaagggtgcctgtgtggctcagtcagttaagcttctgacttcagctcaggtcatgatctcagtttgtgagttccagccccacgtcaagctctgtgctgacagctcctagcctggagcctgcttcagattctatatctccctctctctctgtccctctcccactggtactctgtgtgtatctctttcaaaaataaataaacatttttttaaaaatttttaatgaagtttcACAGAAAGCTCAGAAACCACGTGGAGCCTCAAGTCCCCACACTCTTGTCAGGAGCATTTCTGGGACACCCTTTTCCAGGGACTCTGTCCCCAGAGAATAAAAATTCTCACATGAAGGCCATGGTCTGCAAGAGAGACCTGGAGCTACCCAGGCCGAGTGTGTGGGTAGCTGTGGAAAACAGACAGGAGAAAGATGTGCTGATTCACTCATTTCTCAGCCTGTATCAGTCTTAACTGAATGTAGCCCTTCCCCTTGTCCACACCTAGTAAAGACACAATTTATGAGCCAAGTCCAAAGCAGACAAATGCTTTGTGTGCTCACAATGTGCTCTCATCTTAAGCACCAGCATACTGTACTAGGACTTCATAAATTCATCCCACCTTCTGCTTCAAAGTTATTAGGATAATTCCTTTGTGAGGCCCCCCACCAGAACTGTGGAATGAGGAGAGAGATTGAAGACCCAGGTCGCCACTTAGAACGTATACAAGCCCATGAAACCAGATTCTCAAGGCGTGGAACCAATATTCCAGAGACAATCAGGGAAATGGCTCCCTCTAGtgggattttctatttttacaatGTCACATACACACCACAGTTTAAAAAGCTCAAAAGATTTAAATTCTCAAACAATGGAATCACTGTCCCAGGAATGATCTAAACAAACACCTCTCTCTagttaggatttttgtttttttgtgttttgttttgttttgtttgttttagaaaatgtcaACTACAGTGGCTGGCACAAAATTGACCAACTCTAATGAATGTAACTTAGTCAAACTCTCATTTATGGCTTAATTTTTCTCCCTGCTATGTTCCATATGGGTGTAATCAGGTTAAGTAAGGCATTATGGACTACTCTTTATTGTTCTTAATGTCTGCTCCTTCTAATCACTGTTGATTTGGAAGGCAGTCTCACTAGGATGCAGATACTTTCAtgtgtaattttattaaaaattaatttaataaaaattaattcaaaccTGCATTTATGGAGTTAATAAACTCATCTAGGCATTTTCAGTGCCTTGCTTTAATTATTAAACCATTAATAAGTTAAATCTGCTAGATCTGCCTATagagaatttataaatttaagcgatgttttggaattagatgattttttttaattgttgagtcGTTTTTTTAGTCTGTTAAGGTTAAGAGTTACGgggattattttaatgtttatttattttgagagagacagagagagcacacacatacgagcacaagcagaggaggggcagagagagagagggagaggaagaatcccaagcaggctccgagctgtcagtgcagagcccaacacagggcttgatcccacaaaacatgagatcatgacttgatccaaaatcgagtcagacgcttaactgattgaccCATCCAGGCTCAAGAAtgatgagatttttattttagggcttagttaaatgtatttgtattttaattttaatcaaacaAAATACCAGATCTAGGGAGATGCCTGTCtatgaaaattttatgaatttaagTAGCATGCTGGTATTAGTGAGAAAGATTTTTCTAAGGGGTTGAGTAGTCTTTCTAACCTACTAGGGctgagaatataaatatttttgtttagaaCACTAAAGGGGCATACTCACAGATTCAGGAACTCTGCTTAGATATAATTCCCAATAGCTATGTAAGGactctcaataaaaattaaaagatcaaaGTAAAATCCTTAAAGAAAATAGCCAGAATTGACTATACATCCGCCTTACCTCATGGCTCAAATAGGGAAAAACAGTGACTTGAAgtgttctcttcctcccccccttttttttaatgtttatttctttttgacagagagagagtgagagagagaatgcacatgtgggggaagggcaaagagagagggagggagagtgagaatctcaagcaggctccatgcttaacaTGGAACCACATGTGGGGTTCCCTCTcccaaccctaagatcatgacctgagctgaaatcaagagtcagatgcttaaccgactgaacccccccaggcggccttcttcttcccttcctaatAACAAAGTGCTAAGTCTTTCtatgaggggaaggagagggtggaGATCTGAACTGTTctaatttttcattctgtttaaaTATGTGCATGGTCACTTCTGTGTTTATCCTAGACAAGACAacaccttggggggggggggggttggaggaagggagggaggaagaaaaggaggaaataagagagaagaaaggaagaaaatggggggaaataggaagaaagaaaggagacaaacTCCGATCTTGAAActatttacaaatacatttgcAGGTGTTCAAAACATGGATTCTCCAAAATTACTTTCTACTTGGAAATTTCCTTCCaagtataaacttttaaaatacttatagaggaggggcgcctgggtggcgcagtcggttaagcgtccgacttcagccaggtcacgatctcacggtccatgagttagagccccgcgttgggctctgggctgatggctcagagcttggagcctgtttccgattctgtgtctccctctctctctgcccctcccccgttcatgctctgtctctctctgtcccaaaaaataaataaacgttgaaaaaaaaaattttttttaaatacttatagaGGAATAAAATCTTATTTGTCAAGATgtgaaaaaacttttttgaaacttttatttagAAGATTAATGTATGAATGTTCTCTGGACAGACCGAttgggtggaaagagagagagggaggagagagagattttcaGCAGCTTCTAAGCTGAAAGGGATGAGAAACTCCTGattgtctcttttaaaaagtaattttaggggctcctgggtggctcaattgattgagcacctgactcttgatttcagctcgggtcatgatcccagagtcatgggattcaGTCTCgaatcaggctccacgctaagcaTAGAGTCTGttcaagattctctttccctctgtcctctcccccactctctctctctctcaaataaaataaaataaaattaattatctctctctgtccctctttcatgttcactctctctctaaaattaaaaaatatgtttttttgggggcccctgggtggctcagttggttgagcatctgactcatgattttggttcaagtcataatctcatggttcgtgggattgagccctgcatcaggctctgcactgacagcttgggtcttgcttggaattctctctctccctctctctttctgcccctatcttgcttgtgttctctctccccaagtaaataaactttaaaatatatgtttttaagtaactttaaagaatttacaataatgcactgaaaatattttaacaattgcACCATTCGCAGCTAGTCTGTACGTAAGAAAACTTTATATTTACATTGCTAAATCTCCAAGCACTTTAGCAAAACACTGTAGTAAAAGTCTTGAGTTACACACCATGATTTGAAATGAGCCTCATGAAAAGGAACAAGGAAAGTGCCTACTGGATATCGCTGGCTAGAAGAGACTTTCTGTTACTTACAGTGCAACTGTTTGTTAACAACCATACTAATTAATGGTcagggtgatttttttaaagcattttacaaCCTAAAATGATACCCTGTTGTTGTTTGTTATAGGTTGATAACATTttactgtgtttatttatttgttaggaAATTGGAGGCTTAGGGTTGACACTATCACataacattttttcccatttaaaatgaTGGGAGATGGGTTCCCAGCTAGCATTTTCACCCAGAACATCTGTTTTTTATGAATGGATTATTGATTGTAAAGAGGAGATGCCTGGGTAAAGATTGAGATATCTCAACAATAGCATTGATAGCTTGAAGATAATGGAGTAATACcttcaaaattctaaaaacaaaaaaattaatcacaccTAGACTACTATACTTAGCCAATTCTCAATCAAGCACAAAGTTAGAATAAAGAATTTTCATATTTGCAAAGTCCCAAAAACTATATTTCCTATGCACCACCCAGTAGCACCTGGAGCTACTGGAGAGTGTACTCCACCAAAACAAGAGTAAGctaagaaggaaagagacattGGAACCATAACACAGGAGCTCTGGTtcaaaagaaagtgaaaggcaCTCCCAGCCACCCCCCAGTGGAAGCCATTCATCAGACTGAAGAAAACACAGTCCAGAGGGGAATCTGTAGACAGTCTCTTCCACATATCACACCCCAGGTACATCATAAACAGCCACAGGTCCATCACGCTCAGACTGACATGGCGCATCTACACCTACTACATGaccacacccccctccctccataGACACTCCACACACTACAGGCTCAGTTTCCAGAGCCAGTGACAAATGGTAACCTTAGACATTTTTTCTCAGGTcccaattttaaggaaaaaaaatgccttttcttgTTCCAAATTCCAAACACGTTCCTATTGACATCAAGCTAGAGGTTCTCTGCCTCAGTGGAACCATCTACCCTCAGGAGCCTCTTTCTGCTTCATACCTCCTTCAAGAGTGTCTCCTGCTGCCTTCACAGGTCACCTAGCCATCCAGtaatccagccagccagccacaccTCCACCTGTCCCTCTTCTGTCCATGTGGCCAGTTATCCATCCATTTATGTGCCTATCTATCCATCAACCAatttgtccatccatctgtctctCCTGGACTTGCCAGCATAGTCTAAAGATCCACAAAGAGCCTTACTACAAACCCCTCTCTAGGGAGCTGCTCTGTGAATGAGTCAGGAATGCCACCCCTGGAGCCGGAACAGGCCCAGTTTCTCAGGCCCAGTGCACACCAGCGTGCATCAGACAAAATCCTCCCAGGGTCACCACATCCTAGAACCAGGGAGCTTGTCTCTGGGCCCAGCCAAGGGTCCTCTGAGCTGTTGATTCATAAACAAAGCCTGTACATGAGGCAAGGAGAAACTGCAAAAAGAGGCAACCCCTCCAGATTGGCAGGTGGCAGGTTTAACAAGCAAGCAAACTTACAAGGCTTGTCTTGAGCAGCTGCAACAGACAATAATGTACACCATCCAGAAAGTTTCAACACCTTATTCTCTCAATGTCACATCCTTGAAATGGTTCCCACTGTGAGAGGGACACATACTTAAAGGACAGCGGAGGGGATAAGGAGCCTCCAATTGCCCAGCTGCGGCTTTGGAGTCAACCAGCAGTCACACCCTCTCAATGACCTCCTCCTGCACTCCACCACTTGTGACCAGCTCTTACAATCTTACAtgcccccctcttcctcttctataATACTCCCTGAGCAGTCAGCAAAGAGTTTTACTGGCATAGAGGTGTCTCTTTTGGTGGCTACCTGGCTGCATTAGAGACAAGCAAGAAAAAACACAAGATTAACATCATGATTCCCAAATaaggaaaaatcattttcacCAAGAGTCCCATGATATGAACCTTTGATTTATTAAGTCCCCTAGGCTGGAGGTTGGATCACTTGGGGCATTTACTTGTCTCCTCATGTGATTTAATAAAGATAATACATCAGCAGACTCATGAACACATTCTGTCAGGATAATGGCACAGGTGCCTCTTTTCAAGGCAGTAATAATATCCAAGGCCATTCTACTTTGGAGTACAGCTTTGCTCTTTCTACTTTGGAGGACATTTCAGTGTTCAATAAAGACGTGTTTTGCTGGCTACTATTTAAGGCTTGATGAGAGAATTTAGTAAGGGTTTCTGTGTCTGCTATGCTGTCCTCCAGACCAATTAAGGGAGAACAAAGACAGTGGCCAAATAATAGTACCAGTGGAAAATGGAATGTTCCTACCTGACCttgaggagagggagggtggcagCTTTAGGAACTTGCCCTGATTGTGCATACCATACATGATGGCCAGAGGTGGCAGCACTGGGGGACATGGgcaaaaataggtgaaggggagtgggaggtacaggcttccaaccatggaatgaataagtcacagggatgaaaggtacagcatagggaatacattcaatagtattgtaatcatgctgtatggtgacagatggtggctacactcATTATAacatatagagatgttgaattactatgttgtacacttgaaattaacgtaacattgtatgtcaactatactcaaatttttaaaaaatgaaattgaaactaagaaattttcagataaacaagagCTGAGAGGGAGTTAGGGAACTGTAATCTTTAGCTCTCTAAACTCCAGGAGACAAAAAGTCATGCTAAGAAAGAGTTGAAATGGAATTGAATGTGTCATCTATAATACCTGTCAACGTATCTCTGCTAAGCTATTAACCAACTCTTCTTCCAAGCTCTGAAGGCAAAAGCTATAAGCAAAACAAAGTCCCTGTCTGCATGGATCATACTTTCTAGTGGGAGAGACACTAAacacccaaacaaataaaacaacaaatattataGTTCTGATTGAGATACATGcaataaagaatatgaaatagGATGATCAGGGTATGGTGTTACAGTCTCTAGGATTTGTAATTGTAATTTGTTGTCTCTAGGAATTAGCTGAGCCTGAGAGGAGCAGTCTACCCAGGGTCAGTAAGGCTCCAGATGTcaaaacatcagaataaaaagaccTGCTTAATAAACAGGGACAAAATCATTAGGGTCTTACAAATCAAGGGAAGGAGTTTGCAGTTTATTCTACCTGAACTGAGAAGCTATGGAATTACTGGAGGGTTGAAGGGAGAGGAGTGATATCATCTGACTTACACTTGGAGAAAATCACATGGGCTGGGTGAAGACAAGATGGAGAACAAGATAGTCCTGGTGAGGGAT is a genomic window of Acinonyx jubatus isolate Ajub_Pintada_27869175 chromosome B4, VMU_Ajub_asm_v1.0, whole genome shotgun sequence containing:
- the LOC106986865 gene encoding olfactory receptor 2AP1-like, producing MANQTIVTEFFLQGLTDTKELQVAVFLLLLLAYLVTVSGNLVVISLTLLDTRLQTPMYFFLRNLSCLEIWFQTVIVPKMLLNIATGTKTISFAGCITQDFFHIFLGATEFLLLTAMAYDRYIAICQPLHYPILMSNRVCTQLILTCWLAGFFFIIVPVILTSQLPFCDTHINHFFCDYTPLMEVVCSGPQVLEMVDFTLAVVALVSTLVLITISYVQIIRTIVRIPSVQERKKAFSTCSSHIIVVTLCYGSCFFMYVKPSPGKGVDFNKGVSLINTIIDPLLNPFIYTLRNQQVKQVVKDLIRKMSWLQNK